The sequence AATGTTGTGCGAAACATGGCCGGGGTGCACTCCGTAATACAGAGAGGACCACAAATCGAAATCATTTCAAGTGACAATGGGCAAACAGAAGCAGCGATGCTTGCCGCCGGTTTCGAAATTACTATGAAGCAGCCGCTTAAAATGGCAGAGATCTTACGGTTGCTTATCCAAGAAAGGGAGATGGAAGATGACGCTTGAAATTAAGCAAGTGCGCAAACGGTTCAACCAACATGTTGCCGTCGACGGGATTTCCGTTAGCGTTGAAAAAGGCAATATGTTCGGGATGCTTGGCGCGAATGGGGCTGGAAAAACAACGACATTTCGAATGATTTTAGGATTGCTCGAGCCAACGGAAGGGTCGATTACTTGGGAAAACAAGCAACTTTCTTATAAAAATACCCATTTGATTGGCTACTTGCCTGAAGAACGGGGGCTGTACCCAAAACTTACTGTCCGCGATCAACTTACGTACTTAGGGAAATTAAAAGGAATGAAAGTGCAAGAGATCCACAAAGAGATCAAGCAATGGCTTAAACGATTTCAAGTGGAAGAATACGAAACAAAGAAAGTGGAAGAACTGTCGAAAGGAAACCAACAAAAGATCCAATTTGTTGCAGCAGTGCTCCATAAGCCAGAGCTGTTAATTTTAGACGAACCGTTTAGCGGCCTTGATCCAGTAAACTCCGACATGTTGAAAAACGCTGTCCGTTATTTGCAGGAACTTGGCACGACGATTGTGTTTTCAAGCCACCAAATGCGCAATGTCGAGGAAATGTGCGAAGACATTATTATGCTAAAGCGTGGGAAAGCGGTGCTGCAAGGCAGTCTGACTGATATTAAACGGAGCTATGGCATAAAAAATGTCTCGATTCATGCTGATTATGATTTGTCGTTTTTAGCTTCTGATCCTCATGTGACTAATTTGACGCCAATTAAAAATGGCGTTATCGCCCGGGTTGAAAATGAAGAAGCGGCAAAAGCCGTGTTCGCTCGCGTTGCCGAAAAAGGCTTTGTTCGCAAATTTGAAGTGGAAGAACCAAGCTTGCATGATATTTTCATTGACCAAGTGGGAGGCGGAGCGAATGAATAATTTTTGGACGATAGTCGGCCATACGGCGGGAAGCCGGCTAAAGGCAAAATCGTTTATCATTTCTACAGTGGTGATCATGGCAATTGTTATTATTGCCACAAACCTTTCATCGATCATCTCTGCATTTTCCGGAGATGAGGAAAATGAAGTCCAGCAAGTCGCTATTATCGATGAAACCGAAAACGCAGGGGATGTGGCAACAATACTTGCAACTACCCACGAAGAATCGTTGTATTCATTTTCAGTCGTGGAAGATGCATCTTTGAAAGCGACTCTCGAAAGCGCCCGAGACGGCGACTATGATTATGTCCTTCATTTAAATGGATCGCAAAGTGAATTAAACGCCACACTCTATGGCGGGGGCGATGATTACGAAGCGGTAGCTGCGATTGAGCAGGAAGTGCAGCGCGTCAAAGAAGCTGTATTAACGAGTGCACTTAATTTAAGCGAGTCGGACCTTGCCGCTATTTTTGAACCGATCTCTTTTGCCCAGGAGCCATTGGAAGAAGGGGGAGCGATAGAGACGGAAGAATCGCAAATGCAGGCGTCCTTTACTGTATTAGGCGTGACCTATGTGTTGTTTTTTATCATTGTTTCTTTTGGTGTCATGATTGCCACAGAGGTAGCCGTCGAAAAGTCCTCTCGTGTGATGGAATTGATTGTTTCCAGCGTCAATCCGGTTGTGCAAATGTTTGGCAAATTAGTCGGCATTGGTCTTGTCGGCATTGTCAATATGGTTGCAATTGGGGCAGCGTTAGTCATCGGTATGTTAGTTGGCGGGAATGAGATTGGCGAACTTTTAAGCGGCGATTTCATTGACATGAGTTTGCTCGGTTACGCGTTTTTCTTAACAATTCTTGGCTATTTCTTGTTTGGCGGCGTTGCGGCTACGTTGGGCGCCCTTGTCAGCCGAACGGAAGACGTCAATTCATCGATACAGCCACTGACCTTTATCGCTATGGCTGGATTCTTTATCGTTTCATTTGGTTTAAGCACTCCAGATGCGCCATTTATTACAGTTGCCTCTTATATTCCATTTTTCACGCCGCAGCTTTTGACAATGCGCATTGGTATGGGCGTCATTGCTGGCTGGGAAATTGCGCTCTTGTTTGCGCTTTTAATTGCAAGTGTGGTCGCCGTCA is a genomic window of Shouchella clausii containing:
- a CDS encoding ABC transporter ATP-binding protein gives rise to the protein MTLEIKQVRKRFNQHVAVDGISVSVEKGNMFGMLGANGAGKTTTFRMILGLLEPTEGSITWENKQLSYKNTHLIGYLPEERGLYPKLTVRDQLTYLGKLKGMKVQEIHKEIKQWLKRFQVEEYETKKVEELSKGNQQKIQFVAAVLHKPELLILDEPFSGLDPVNSDMLKNAVRYLQELGTTIVFSSHQMRNVEEMCEDIIMLKRGKAVLQGSLTDIKRSYGIKNVSIHADYDLSFLASDPHVTNLTPIKNGVIARVENEEAAKAVFARVAEKGFVRKFEVEEPSLHDIFIDQVGGGANE
- a CDS encoding ABC transporter permease, translating into MNNFWTIVGHTAGSRLKAKSFIISTVVIMAIVIIATNLSSIISAFSGDEENEVQQVAIIDETENAGDVATILATTHEESLYSFSVVEDASLKATLESARDGDYDYVLHLNGSQSELNATLYGGGDDYEAVAAIEQEVQRVKEAVLTSALNLSESDLAAIFEPISFAQEPLEEGGAIETEESQMQASFTVLGVTYVLFFIIVSFGVMIATEVAVEKSSRVMELIVSSVNPVVQMFGKLVGIGLVGIVNMVAIGAALVIGMLVGGNEIGELLSGDFIDMSLLGYAFFLTILGYFLFGGVAATLGALVSRTEDVNSSIQPLTFIAMAGFFIVSFGLSTPDAPFITVASYIPFFTPQLLTMRIGMGVIAGWEIALLFALLIASVVAVNILAARVYKGGVLMYGKVSMKEGIKQALALSKKEK